A genomic segment from Bradyrhizobium diazoefficiens USDA 110 encodes:
- a CDS encoding alpha/beta fold hydrolase, with the protein MAAKTGKQPGGPDHVPGDPLLWPFAAARLAMDAWFGWMERGPDEPADSSLPWTTPNTVALELATMHLRDCTKDRSGQPALVCAPYALHRALIADFAPGHSVVQSLQNGGIDRVYLTDWRSATPDMRYLSIDSYLADLNVAIDEIGVPVDLVGLCQGGWLSLLYAARFPAKVRRLVLVGAPVDLSIDSSLSRLARNAPEMVYDQLVARGGGNVSGEEMLRFWSRTPSREDIAAALQVGLSDEEGGALLARFDQWNVETLDLPGTYYLEIVNRIFRENQIAGGNFVALGRAIDLKDVKAPIFLLAGLDDEVVPVTQALATAGLVGTPPAFIAAASEPSNHLGLFMGARTHAHAWPRIAQWLRDDLTGVLARSA; encoded by the coding sequence ATGGCGGCGAAGACAGGCAAACAGCCGGGCGGGCCGGACCATGTCCCTGGCGATCCGCTGCTGTGGCCGTTTGCGGCGGCGCGGCTCGCCATGGACGCCTGGTTCGGATGGATGGAGCGCGGGCCGGACGAGCCTGCCGACAGCAGCCTGCCGTGGACGACGCCCAACACGGTCGCGCTGGAGCTTGCGACCATGCACCTGCGCGATTGCACGAAGGACCGGTCCGGCCAGCCGGCGCTGGTCTGCGCACCCTATGCGCTGCATCGGGCCCTGATCGCCGACTTCGCGCCCGGCCACAGCGTGGTGCAGTCGCTGCAGAATGGCGGCATCGACCGGGTCTATCTCACCGACTGGCGCTCGGCCACCCCTGACATGCGCTATCTCTCGATCGACAGCTATCTTGCCGATCTCAACGTCGCCATCGACGAGATCGGCGTCCCGGTCGATCTCGTCGGCCTGTGCCAGGGTGGCTGGCTGTCGCTGCTCTATGCGGCGCGCTTTCCGGCCAAGGTGCGGCGGTTGGTCCTGGTCGGCGCTCCGGTCGACCTGTCGATCGATTCCTCGCTATCCAGGCTCGCCCGCAACGCGCCGGAGATGGTCTACGACCAGCTCGTCGCGCGTGGCGGAGGCAATGTCAGTGGCGAGGAGATGCTGCGCTTCTGGTCAAGGACGCCAAGCCGCGAGGATATCGCAGCCGCCTTGCAAGTGGGCCTATCCGACGAGGAAGGCGGGGCACTGCTCGCGCGTTTCGACCAGTGGAACGTGGAGACGCTCGATCTGCCGGGCACTTACTATCTCGAGATCGTCAACCGGATTTTCCGGGAGAACCAGATTGCCGGCGGCAACTTCGTGGCGCTCGGCCGCGCGATTGATCTGAAGGACGTCAAGGCGCCGATCTTCCTGCTGGCCGGGCTCGACGACGAAGTGGTGCCGGTGACGCAGGCGCTCGCCACCGCCGGCCTTGTCGGCACGCCGCCAGCCTTCATTGCGGCGGCCTCCGAGCCGAGCAATCACCTCGGCCTGTTCATGGGTGCGCGGACCCACGCGCATGCCTGGCCCCGGATCGCCCAGTGGCTGCGCGACGATCTGACCGGCGTCCTGGCCCGCAGCGCCTGA
- the pncA gene encoding bifunctional nicotinamidase/pyrazinamidase, which yields MEWGLAMKISDRDVLLVIDVQNDFCTGGALAVPGGEKVVPAINRIAQKFANVVLTQDWHPSDHVSFAVNHAGKQPFQTIELDYGSQVLWPTHCVQGTAGAEFHGELDVTRASLVVRKGFRRGIDSYSALFENDHRTPTGLLGYLRERELKTVFVAGLALDFCVRFSAEDARKAGCEVVVIEDACRGIDLDGSVAAAHRSFVELSISVISFEAFL from the coding sequence ATGGAATGGGGCCTTGCGATGAAGATTTCCGACCGCGACGTGCTGCTGGTGATCGACGTGCAGAACGACTTCTGCACCGGCGGGGCACTGGCCGTGCCCGGCGGCGAGAAAGTCGTGCCAGCCATCAACCGTATCGCCCAAAAATTCGCCAATGTGGTGCTGACCCAGGACTGGCATCCGAGCGACCACGTCTCCTTCGCGGTGAATCATGCGGGCAAGCAGCCGTTCCAGACCATCGAGCTGGACTACGGCAGCCAGGTGCTCTGGCCGACGCATTGCGTGCAGGGCACGGCGGGCGCCGAATTCCATGGGGAGCTGGACGTCACCCGGGCGAGCCTGGTGGTGCGCAAGGGTTTTCGGCGCGGCATCGATTCCTATTCTGCGCTGTTCGAGAACGACCACAGGACGCCGACGGGCCTGCTCGGGTATTTGCGCGAGCGCGAGTTGAAGACCGTCTTCGTCGCGGGGCTCGCGCTCGACTTCTGCGTCCGCTTTTCGGCAGAGGACGCCCGCAAGGCCGGGTGCGAGGTCGTGGTGATCGAGGATGCCTGCCGTGGCATCGACCTCGACGGTTCTGTGGCTGCAGCCCATCGGAGTTTTGTCGAGCTCAGCATTTCCGTGATCAGCTTCGAGGCATTCCTGTGA
- the glk gene encoding glucokinase produces MSIGKTGKILLADIGGTNARFALSQSEPGNGDQTGSIDYVKVADFPTVQEAIVDVLARRAGGEPPQRAVLAVAGPVTNNRCVMTNSPWVIDGNELQPTLGFDSVHVLNDFEVVAWSLPALRSADLIPLGGQDGLPGEPLLVVGPGTGFGVSCLVERYGARLAVVTEAGHATLPAENEREERVIASLRRRFGHVSIERGALSGSGLQSLYEALAEIDGVQVPHRDAAAITKAALDGSCPVSRATLEMFCATLGSVAGNLAVTFGARGGVYIAGGIVPRFPEFLAASAFRARFEAKGRFQDYLRNIPTRLVTKPDASFVGLKMFADHNPD; encoded by the coding sequence ATGAGTATCGGCAAGACAGGAAAAATTCTTCTCGCCGATATCGGCGGCACCAATGCGCGCTTTGCGCTGAGCCAAAGCGAACCGGGCAACGGCGACCAGACCGGATCGATCGACTATGTGAAGGTCGCCGACTTCCCGACCGTCCAGGAAGCCATTGTCGACGTGCTGGCGCGCCGGGCCGGCGGCGAACCGCCCCAACGAGCCGTGCTGGCCGTCGCAGGCCCCGTCACCAACAACCGCTGCGTCATGACCAACAGCCCCTGGGTCATCGACGGCAACGAGCTCCAGCCAACGCTCGGCTTCGACAGCGTCCATGTGCTCAACGATTTCGAGGTGGTCGCCTGGTCCCTGCCCGCCTTGCGGTCCGCCGATCTGATCCCGCTCGGCGGACAAGATGGCCTCCCCGGAGAACCGTTGCTGGTGGTCGGGCCCGGAACCGGCTTTGGCGTCTCCTGTCTGGTTGAGCGCTATGGGGCGCGGCTGGCCGTCGTCACCGAGGCTGGCCACGCGACGTTGCCGGCAGAGAACGAGCGCGAGGAACGCGTGATCGCGTCCTTGCGCCGACGTTTCGGCCATGTCTCCATCGAGCGCGGCGCGCTGTCGGGCTCCGGCTTGCAAAGCCTCTACGAGGCACTCGCGGAGATCGACGGCGTCCAGGTGCCGCACCGCGACGCGGCCGCCATCACCAAGGCGGCCCTGGATGGCAGCTGCCCGGTCAGCCGCGCGACGCTGGAGATGTTCTGCGCCACCCTGGGCTCGGTCGCGGGCAACCTCGCGGTGACCTTCGGTGCCCGCGGCGGCGTCTATATCGCCGGCGGGATCGTGCCGCGCTTCCCGGAGTTCCTTGCGGCCTCCGCGTTCCGCGCGCGCTTCGAAGCCAAGGGGCGCTTCCAGGACTATTTGCGCAACATCCCGACCCGGCTCGTCACGAAGCCCGATGCCAGCTTCGTCGGGCTGAAGATGTTCGCCGACCACAATCCTGATTGA
- a CDS encoding response regulator: MADGLSVFLVEDEALIRMMMADMVEELGHHVVAEADNVRDASAFAMTAQYDLAILDINLMGLYVDPVADLIERRGKPFLFATGYGPELLPSLLRRRPILRKPISIDQLKAMIDSMFPETTAKAPH; the protein is encoded by the coding sequence ATGGCGGACGGACTCTCCGTTTTCCTGGTCGAAGACGAGGCGTTGATCCGGATGATGATGGCCGACATGGTGGAGGAGCTCGGCCACCATGTCGTCGCGGAAGCGGACAATGTCCGGGACGCGAGCGCCTTTGCGATGACCGCGCAATACGATCTCGCGATCCTCGACATCAACCTCATGGGGCTCTACGTCGATCCCGTCGCCGACCTGATCGAGCGCCGCGGCAAGCCGTTTCTGTTCGCCACCGGCTACGGGCCGGAACTCCTGCCGTCGCTGCTCCGCCGCAGGCCCATCCTGCGCAAGCCGATTTCGATCGACCAGCTCAAGGCGATGATCGATTCGATGTTTCCGGAAACCACGGCGAAGGCGCCGCACTGA
- a CDS encoding Spy/CpxP family protein refolding chaperone, whose protein sequence is MINPAPPARLYLRRWLALGSVLALLLGAAAVANAQGLVKGVQEGAAAGNKAAGPVGGVLGGAIGGVVGVFTGVLGVGNNGNQAPAAKDANKDAAKDAKQQQGAGKDKDAKSAKAGKGAKASKEAKNAPQDTKDNKDVTVLTQTGAPQQSAEQIVANSDSYIERIKTELNLTPDQEKHWYGFSSAMHYLGHNGAERLNLRVARAKRDPPDDIIEQMRNEAQFLIDRAADQRNVADAAEPLYSSLDDKQKQVFIQEMVRLSHERGLD, encoded by the coding sequence ATGATCAACCCGGCGCCGCCAGCGCGGCTTTACCTGCGACGATGGCTCGCGCTGGGGTCCGTGCTCGCGCTGCTGCTCGGCGCAGCCGCAGTCGCGAACGCTCAAGGATTGGTCAAAGGCGTTCAGGAGGGGGCGGCAGCCGGGAACAAGGCGGCCGGTCCGGTCGGTGGCGTGCTCGGCGGTGCGATCGGCGGCGTGGTTGGCGTTTTCACCGGCGTTCTCGGCGTCGGCAACAATGGCAACCAGGCGCCGGCCGCCAAGGACGCTAACAAGGACGCGGCCAAGGATGCCAAGCAGCAGCAGGGCGCCGGCAAGGACAAGGATGCCAAGAGCGCCAAGGCGGGCAAGGGGGCCAAGGCGAGCAAGGAAGCAAAGAACGCGCCGCAGGACACCAAGGACAACAAGGATGTCACGGTCCTCACCCAGACCGGCGCGCCGCAACAGTCGGCCGAACAGATCGTCGCCAACAGCGATTCCTACATCGAGCGGATCAAAACCGAACTGAATCTCACGCCTGATCAGGAGAAGCACTGGTACGGGTTCTCCAGCGCCATGCACTACCTGGGGCATAATGGCGCGGAGCGGCTCAACCTGCGGGTTGCGCGCGCCAAGCGGGATCCGCCCGACGACATCATCGAGCAGATGCGCAACGAGGCGCAGTTCCTGATCGACCGGGCGGCCGACCAGCGCAATGTCGCCGACGCCGCCGAACCGCTCTATTCGAGCCTCGACGACAAGCAGAAGCAGGTCTTCATCCAGGAGATGGTACGCCTCAGCCACGAGCGCGGGCTGGATTGA
- a CDS encoding ABC transporter substrate-binding protein, giving the protein MSRKTLTRRQFVAATAMSSAALITAPYVRGAYAAGKLSIGFWDHWVPGANDASTALVNEWAAKEKVEVSIDYITSNNKKIELTAAAEAQAKSGHDILQMPSWWPHAYSENLEPLNDVMEPLIKQNGEVNGTVKYLGQSGGKWLAIPATPGSQIKGPCSRIDLMKKHAGIDVQEMYPAGSPPKADNWTMETFLKAAEACQKAGFPFGIGLGETTDSVDTAGAIFQSFGAELVNAKGDVTVKTDAVRQALEFYKKLIAVLPTDAPSWDDASNNKWLISGRGAMILNPPSAWAVAKRDAPQVAEQCWTHGFPAGPKGRFAPYLPYFWGVWSFGKNKEAAKSLLTHLSSPAAIEKFVVASGGYDLPAYANMTTFKTWAEVGPPKGTLYHYPNPYNHQTLSIAASPAPPKIAQQIYFQATLTKMALRFAQGEKLETALAWAEGECEGFMRT; this is encoded by the coding sequence ATGTCACGCAAGACACTGACGCGACGTCAATTTGTGGCTGCCACTGCAATGTCCTCCGCGGCGCTGATCACGGCGCCCTATGTCAGAGGCGCTTATGCCGCCGGCAAGCTCTCGATCGGCTTCTGGGACCATTGGGTACCCGGCGCCAACGACGCCTCCACGGCTCTCGTCAATGAATGGGCCGCGAAGGAGAAGGTCGAGGTCTCGATCGACTACATCACCAGCAACAACAAGAAGATCGAGCTGACTGCGGCGGCCGAAGCCCAGGCCAAGTCCGGTCACGACATACTTCAGATGCCGAGCTGGTGGCCGCACGCCTATTCGGAGAATCTCGAGCCGCTCAACGACGTCATGGAGCCGCTCATCAAGCAGAATGGCGAGGTGAACGGCACCGTCAAATATCTAGGCCAGTCGGGCGGCAAATGGCTCGCGATCCCAGCGACACCGGGCAGCCAGATCAAGGGCCCTTGCTCGCGCATCGACCTGATGAAGAAGCATGCGGGCATCGACGTGCAGGAGATGTACCCGGCAGGCAGTCCGCCGAAGGCCGACAACTGGACGATGGAGACGTTCTTGAAGGCTGCGGAAGCTTGCCAGAAGGCCGGCTTCCCGTTCGGCATCGGTCTCGGCGAGACCACCGACAGCGTCGATACAGCCGGCGCGATCTTCCAGTCCTTCGGCGCCGAGCTCGTCAATGCCAAGGGCGATGTCACGGTCAAGACCGACGCGGTGCGGCAGGCGCTCGAATTCTACAAGAAGCTGATCGCCGTGCTGCCGACGGACGCGCCCTCCTGGGATGATGCGTCCAACAACAAATGGCTGATCTCGGGCCGCGGGGCGATGATCCTGAACCCGCCGAGCGCCTGGGCGGTCGCCAAGCGCGACGCACCGCAAGTCGCCGAGCAGTGCTGGACGCACGGCTTCCCGGCGGGTCCGAAAGGACGCTTTGCCCCGTACCTGCCCTATTTCTGGGGCGTCTGGAGCTTCGGCAAGAACAAGGAGGCGGCCAAGAGTCTGCTTACCCATCTGTCCTCGCCCGCGGCGATCGAAAAGTTCGTCGTGGCGAGCGGCGGCTATGACCTGCCGGCCTATGCCAACATGACGACGTTCAAGACCTGGGCCGAGGTCGGACCGCCGAAGGGCACGCTCTATCACTACCCGAACCCGTACAACCACCAGACGCTGTCAATCGCCGCATCGCCGGCGCCGCCGAAGATCGCGCAGCAGATCTACTTCCAGGCCACGCTGACCAAGATGGCGCTGCGCTTTGCGCAAGGAGAGAAGTTGGAAACGGCGCTCGCCTGGGCCGAGGGCGAGTGCGAGGGCTTCATGCGGACCTGA
- a CDS encoding carbohydrate ABC transporter permease: MSTLAIDKAGPSRKVKLGSMSRDRTWALRWSYFFLVLFAIFFLTPPVYMLITSLKSSAEISAATNPWWVFHPTLANYVELLTSNQFLRFFWNSSIISIVVVIVTMLISIPAAFALARMKFWGSATLATGVFLTYLIPDSLLFIPLFKMLAVVQEFTGIPLLNRWYVLVFIYPTLTVPFCTWIMIGYFASIPKELDEAALIDGASWLQTLTRIFIPVALPGLIAATIFAFTVSWAQFLYPLVFTTSIDQLVLPVGITTTLIKGDVFNWGQIMTGALLGAAPPLVIYAFLMDYYIAGLTAGATKG; this comes from the coding sequence ATGAGCACACTGGCAATCGACAAGGCCGGACCAAGCCGCAAGGTCAAACTCGGAAGCATGAGCCGGGACCGCACCTGGGCGCTACGCTGGTCCTACTTCTTCCTGGTGCTGTTTGCGATCTTCTTCCTGACGCCGCCGGTCTACATGCTGATCACCTCCCTCAAGAGCAGCGCGGAGATCTCGGCGGCAACCAATCCCTGGTGGGTCTTTCACCCGACATTGGCGAACTATGTCGAGCTCCTGACCTCGAACCAGTTCCTGCGCTTCTTCTGGAACTCGTCGATCATCTCGATCGTGGTCGTGATCGTCACGATGCTGATCAGCATCCCGGCGGCGTTCGCGCTCGCGCGGATGAAGTTCTGGGGCTCGGCGACACTCGCGACCGGTGTGTTCCTCACCTATCTCATCCCGGACAGCCTTCTGTTCATCCCCCTGTTCAAGATGCTCGCGGTGGTCCAGGAGTTCACCGGCATCCCCCTGCTCAACCGATGGTACGTGCTGGTGTTCATCTATCCGACACTGACCGTGCCGTTCTGCACCTGGATCATGATCGGCTATTTCGCCTCGATCCCGAAGGAGCTCGATGAGGCCGCCCTCATCGACGGCGCCTCCTGGCTCCAGACCCTGACACGGATATTCATTCCCGTGGCCCTGCCCGGGCTGATCGCCGCCACGATCTTCGCCTTCACGGTGTCCTGGGCGCAGTTCCTCTATCCCCTGGTGTTCACCACGTCGATTGATCAGCTCGTGCTGCCGGTCGGCATCACCACCACGCTGATCAAGGGCGACGTCTTCAACTGGGGGCAGATCATGACCGGCGCGCTGCTCGGTGCAGCGCCGCCGCTGGTCATCTACGCCTTCCTGATGGACTACTACATTGCCGGCCTGACCGCCGGCGCGACAAAGGGTTGA
- a CDS encoding ABC transporter ATP-binding protein has translation MADVALRKVVKRYDDVEAVRGIDLDIADHEFIVLVGPSGCGKSTTLRMIAGLEDISDGDIMIGGDVVNDVPPKDRDIAMVFQNYALYPHMTVAENMSFGLRLKHYPKAEIKARVTEAARLLDITDLIDRKPKQLSGGQRQRVAMGRAIVRNPKVFLFDEPLSNLDAKLRVQMRIEIKKVHQKVRTTTVYVTHDQVEAMTLADRVVVMNKGRIEQIGTPNELYHKPATRFVAGFIGSPAMNFIPCRLEDVGGTLQIRLTDRIAFALPPARAARYNALPRTDKLLLGLRPEHLTEAHAHLGPGVESFDTVLDVTEPMGMETLVYFGLEGTPVCGRVDPNAGAKDGAPMRLAMDLNNMHLLNEDTGVVL, from the coding sequence ATGGCTGACGTTGCATTGCGTAAGGTCGTCAAGCGTTACGATGATGTCGAAGCCGTGCGCGGCATCGACCTCGATATCGCCGACCATGAGTTCATCGTGCTGGTGGGCCCCTCGGGCTGCGGCAAGTCGACGACGCTGCGCATGATCGCAGGTCTCGAGGACATCAGCGACGGCGACATCATGATCGGCGGCGACGTCGTCAACGACGTGCCGCCGAAGGACCGCGACATCGCGATGGTGTTCCAGAACTATGCGCTCTACCCGCACATGACGGTCGCCGAGAACATGTCGTTCGGGCTGCGCCTGAAGCACTATCCCAAGGCCGAGATCAAGGCGCGGGTGACGGAAGCCGCACGGCTCCTCGACATCACCGACCTGATCGACCGCAAGCCGAAGCAGCTCTCCGGCGGCCAGCGCCAGCGCGTCGCGATGGGGCGCGCCATCGTGCGCAATCCAAAGGTCTTCCTGTTCGACGAGCCGCTGTCCAACCTCGATGCCAAGCTGCGCGTGCAGATGCGGATCGAGATCAAGAAGGTGCACCAGAAGGTGCGCACCACCACGGTCTACGTCACCCACGACCAGGTCGAGGCGATGACGCTGGCCGATCGCGTGGTGGTGATGAACAAGGGACGCATCGAGCAGATCGGCACGCCGAACGAGCTCTACCACAAGCCGGCGACACGCTTCGTCGCGGGCTTCATCGGCTCGCCGGCGATGAACTTCATCCCGTGCCGGCTGGAGGACGTCGGCGGCACGCTCCAGATCCGCCTCACCGATCGCATCGCCTTTGCGCTGCCGCCGGCCCGCGCCGCGCGCTACAACGCGCTGCCGCGCACCGACAAGCTGCTGCTCGGTCTCCGGCCCGAGCATCTCACCGAGGCGCATGCGCATCTGGGGCCGGGCGTTGAGAGCTTCGACACCGTGCTCGACGTCACCGAGCCGATGGGTATGGAGACCCTGGTCTATTTCGGCCTCGAGGGCACGCCGGTCTGCGGCCGCGTCGATCCCAATGCCGGCGCCAAGGACGGGGCACCCATGCGTTTGGCGATGGACCTCAACAATATGCACCTGCTAAACGAAGACACCGGCGTCGTGTTGTGA
- a CDS encoding hydroxyacid dehydrogenase, whose protein sequence is MATNKKKIFVTQTLSQGARTLLTQRDDIELVEFANLISAKDFQALLKSHAPVHGVALGATAFGETELEASKDMKVVTRIGVGYDAVDVPALSRRKVPLMVAGSANSPSVAEQALFMMLTLAKRAQEMHSCVKDGKWADRLGMLPFDLYGKTVLIIGFGRIGTRTAKRCLAMEMRVQVYDPYKPAAEIKAAGYEPVADLDAALPHADFVTIHCPKTPETVGLFDAARIGRMKPKSYLINTARGGIVKEAALYDALTSGKLAGAGIDVFEVEPPPVSNALFALPNVIMAPHVAGVTVEAVSRMSEQTARNILSVLDGDPIRQNIINQDVLG, encoded by the coding sequence ATGGCGACCAACAAGAAGAAGATTTTCGTTACACAAACTTTGTCGCAAGGGGCCCGCACCCTCCTCACCCAGCGAGACGATATCGAGCTCGTGGAATTTGCGAACCTGATCTCGGCGAAGGATTTTCAGGCGCTGTTGAAGAGCCATGCCCCGGTTCATGGCGTGGCGCTCGGCGCCACCGCGTTCGGCGAGACCGAGCTTGAGGCCTCGAAGGACATGAAGGTGGTGACGCGGATCGGCGTCGGCTACGACGCGGTTGACGTGCCCGCCCTCTCCCGCCGCAAGGTGCCGCTGATGGTCGCCGGCAGCGCGAATTCGCCCTCGGTCGCCGAGCAGGCGCTGTTCATGATGCTGACACTGGCAAAACGCGCGCAGGAGATGCATTCCTGCGTCAAGGACGGCAAATGGGCCGACCGTCTCGGCATGCTGCCGTTCGATCTCTACGGCAAGACCGTGCTGATCATCGGCTTCGGCCGCATCGGCACCCGCACCGCCAAGCGCTGCCTGGCGATGGAAATGAGGGTACAGGTCTACGATCCCTACAAGCCCGCCGCCGAGATCAAGGCCGCCGGCTACGAGCCCGTCGCCGATCTCGACGCTGCGTTGCCCCATGCCGACTTCGTCACCATTCATTGTCCGAAGACGCCGGAAACGGTCGGCCTGTTTGACGCGGCCCGGATCGGCCGGATGAAGCCGAAATCCTATCTCATCAATACCGCACGCGGCGGCATCGTGAAGGAAGCGGCGCTGTACGACGCGCTCACGTCCGGAAAGCTCGCCGGCGCCGGCATCGACGTGTTCGAGGTGGAGCCGCCGCCGGTCAGCAACGCGCTGTTCGCGCTGCCCAACGTCATCATGGCCCCGCATGTCGCGGGCGTCACGGTCGAGGCGGTGAGCCGCATGAGCGAACAGACCGCGCGCAACATCCTGAGCGTGCTGGACGGCGATCCTATCCGGCAGAACATCATCAATCAGGACGTGCTGGGCTGA
- a CDS encoding DUF1993 domain-containing protein: protein MYEASVGLFVPYLRNLSALLDKGVAYAETRKFNPAVLLGMRLAPNMYDLAQQVGEACRHATVAPALLAQREPVTLPALEHDMAGLQARIATSIEFIEGLPRAEIDAAAELNVFFRLKNGTELPFTGRTLLLTFSVPQFFFHVTTAYDLLRHAGVELVKRDFLGPRER from the coding sequence ATGTACGAGGCCTCGGTCGGCCTCTTTGTGCCGTACTTACGCAACCTGTCCGCGCTGCTCGACAAGGGCGTGGCCTACGCCGAGACCCGCAAATTCAACCCGGCGGTCCTGCTCGGCATGCGCCTCGCACCCAACATGTACGACCTGGCGCAGCAGGTCGGTGAGGCCTGCCGCCATGCAACGGTCGCTCCGGCCTTGCTGGCGCAGCGCGAGCCGGTGACGCTGCCGGCGCTGGAGCACGACATGGCCGGGCTTCAGGCGCGTATCGCAACGTCAATCGAGTTCATCGAGGGCCTGCCGCGGGCCGAGATCGACGCGGCGGCGGAGCTGAATGTCTTCTTCAGGCTGAAGAACGGAACCGAGCTGCCCTTCACCGGACGGACGCTGCTGCTGACGTTCAGCGTCCCGCAGTTTTTCTTTCACGTCACGACGGCCTACGACCTGTTGCGGCACGCAGGCGTCGAGCTCGTGAAGCGGGATTTTCTCGGGCCCCGCGAGCGCTAG
- a CDS encoding transporter substrate-binding domain-containing protein, which yields MTVRFLSALAVALLMNLSAHAQQAAPSRLDEIMKRGTLRVGMTGDYKPFTYLDKATQQFSGFDVDMAEALGKALGVKVEFVPTAWPKLMKDFEADQFDIAMGGVSVTLDRQRKGFFSMPIMREGKTPIARCADVGKYQTLPDIDKKGTRVIVNPGGTNERFARANIKDADITVFADNTVIFDEIAKGNADLMMTDASETRYQQKQHQGVLCAVHPEKPFDFSEKAYWLQRDMALKAFVDQWLHISMEDGSYRKIYAAWFD from the coding sequence ATGACCGTTCGATTCCTGTCGGCTTTGGCCGTGGCGCTGCTGATGAACCTTTCGGCCCACGCACAGCAGGCGGCGCCGTCGCGCCTCGACGAGATCATGAAGCGCGGCACATTACGTGTCGGGATGACCGGCGACTACAAGCCCTTCACCTATCTGGACAAGGCCACGCAGCAGTTCAGCGGCTTCGACGTCGACATGGCGGAGGCGCTCGGCAAGGCGCTGGGCGTCAAGGTCGAGTTCGTGCCGACGGCCTGGCCGAAGCTGATGAAGGATTTCGAGGCCGACCAGTTCGACATCGCCATGGGCGGCGTCTCGGTGACGCTCGACCGGCAGAGGAAAGGCTTCTTCTCGATGCCGATCATGCGCGAAGGCAAGACGCCGATCGCGCGCTGCGCCGATGTCGGCAAGTACCAGACGCTCCCTGATATCGACAAGAAGGGCACCCGCGTCATCGTCAATCCCGGCGGCACCAACGAGCGTTTCGCCCGCGCCAACATCAAGGACGCCGACATCACCGTCTTCGCCGACAATACCGTGATCTTCGACGAGATCGCCAAGGGCAATGCCGATTTGATGATGACGGACGCTTCCGAGACGCGCTACCAGCAGAAGCAGCATCAAGGCGTGCTGTGCGCGGTGCATCCGGAAAAACCGTTCGACTTCTCCGAGAAGGCCTATTGGCTCCAGCGAGACATGGCGCTGAAGGCCTTCGTCGACCAGTGGCTGCACATTTCCATGGAGGACGGCAGCTACAGGAAGATCTACGCCGCCTGGTTCGACTAG
- a CDS encoding DUF2147 domain-containing protein → MRKLLATAAFLLASTAAQAQYTFEYGGRTIRIDPDRGTVSIPGVYDNTGQGKAKKAKKNETSPGQQAPQEAKADPQAPAAPAPPPAAATAPPAAVQAPAPPVVAAPPPAPPAPPPATANAAPADTAVVPPPAPPPAPAPVEQQAAPVAPPPPAAAAVAPPAPAPAPAPVQSAAVAPPAPAAAPTRDLNSPLGIWLTEEKEGKVRIEQCGNNLCGYSVDSKSNQNGEQVLINMKPGKDQKWSGRILDPNTGSTYDSTIAMKGTDRLRVQGCAFGGMFCGGQTWTRVN, encoded by the coding sequence ATGAGGAAGCTGTTGGCCACGGCCGCATTCCTTTTGGCGAGCACCGCTGCGCAAGCGCAGTACACCTTCGAATATGGCGGGCGCACCATCCGCATCGATCCCGACCGGGGCACGGTGTCGATCCCCGGCGTCTATGACAACACCGGCCAGGGCAAGGCCAAGAAGGCCAAGAAGAACGAGACAAGTCCGGGCCAGCAGGCGCCGCAAGAGGCCAAGGCCGATCCGCAAGCCCCGGCTGCTCCGGCGCCTCCACCGGCCGCTGCTACAGCGCCGCCCGCAGCCGTGCAGGCTCCCGCGCCGCCCGTCGTGGCCGCACCGCCTCCCGCGCCACCTGCTCCGCCGCCGGCGACTGCCAATGCTGCACCGGCTGATACGGCCGTCGTGCCTCCGCCCGCACCGCCTCCGGCCCCTGCTCCCGTCGAGCAGCAAGCAGCTCCCGTGGCGCCGCCCCCGCCGGCCGCTGCGGCTGTTGCGCCACCCGCGCCGGCGCCTGCCCCCGCACCCGTTCAGTCGGCCGCTGTCGCGCCACCGGCTCCCGCTGCTGCACCGACGCGCGACCTCAATTCGCCGCTCGGCATCTGGCTCACCGAGGAGAAGGAAGGCAAGGTGCGCATCGAGCAATGCGGCAACAACCTCTGTGGCTATTCGGTCGACAGCAAGTCGAACCAGAACGGCGAGCAGGTCCTGATCAACATGAAGCCCGGCAAGGACCAGAAATGGTCCGGCCGCATCCTCGATCCCAACACCGGCTCGACCTACGATTCGACGATCGCCATGAAGGGTACGGATCGCCTGCGCGTGCAGGGCTGCGCCTTCGGCGGCATGTTCTGCGGCGGCCAGACCTGGACGCGGGTGAACTAA